A part of Blastopirellula marina genomic DNA contains:
- a CDS encoding carboxypeptidase-like regulatory domain-containing protein yields MNKYSWFLSCFICLTSLVAIGCSKGDMPEIGHVSGTVTLDGKPMEGVQVMFEPVDGARSSTAMTDAEGKYVLQYNGNTEGTKTGENLVRLISARGATRDDNGRVTDPGKKEAFPPEYNSSSTQVVNVEGGENVFDFNVTTK; encoded by the coding sequence ATGAACAAATACAGTTGGTTTCTCTCCTGTTTCATTTGTCTGACATCCCTGGTAGCGATTGGCTGCAGCAAGGGAGATATGCCTGAGATTGGCCATGTTTCCGGAACCGTCACCCTCGACGGCAAACCCATGGAAGGCGTTCAGGTCATGTTTGAACCCGTCGATGGAGCCCGCAGTTCGACCGCCATGACCGATGCGGAAGGCAAGTACGTTTTGCAGTACAATGGTAATACCGAAGGAACGAAGACAGGCGAAAACCTCGTTCGTTTGATTTCGGCTCGTGGTGCCACGCGTGACGATAACGGCCGCGTGACCGACCCAGGTAAGAAGGAAGCCTTCCCTCCTGAATACAACTCATCTTCAACCCAAGTCGTGAATGTTGAGGGTGGCGAGAACGTTTTCGATTTCAACGTCACCACGAAGTAA
- a CDS encoding DUF1559 domain-containing protein, producing MSRYETRSRRGFTLVELLVVIAIIGVLIALLLPAVQQAREAARRMQCTNNLKQLGLAMHNYHDTFKAFPAISYDHEVNGGDEGSHSSWSWGTLLLPFIEQTTTYDALQPSSPQRLHEAVNNTVKLNVLKNPIQGFRCPSDTGPDLNTHYRINQGSPDHELALSNYIGVNSAGDIDRSSTHNGMFVPGTNVQGNSRVRVAMRDVTDGTSNTAMIGERAWMLMGTELGAGVIYGHNGNADVENNHDFNNGFITVVGGGKPHINETATCGSGCNDNDGRQGFSSNHPGGAEFVFADGSVHFLSENINDNIGGATDSTYEMLLNRFDGRVVGEY from the coding sequence TGCTGCCGGCTGTCCAGCAAGCTCGTGAAGCAGCTCGTCGTATGCAGTGCACCAACAATCTGAAGCAACTCGGATTAGCAATGCACAACTATCACGACACCTTCAAGGCCTTTCCAGCGATCAGCTACGATCATGAAGTCAACGGCGGTGACGAAGGTTCGCATTCGAGCTGGAGCTGGGGCACGCTGCTTCTGCCGTTCATCGAACAAACCACCACCTACGACGCCCTTCAGCCAAGCTCGCCGCAGCGTCTGCACGAAGCGGTCAACAACACCGTGAAGCTGAATGTGCTGAAGAACCCAATCCAAGGTTTTCGTTGCCCTTCCGACACCGGCCCTGACCTGAATACGCACTACCGCATCAACCAGGGCAGCCCCGATCACGAATTGGCTTTGTCCAACTATATCGGTGTCAACTCGGCTGGCGATATCGATCGTAGCTCGACGCACAATGGCATGTTCGTTCCCGGCACCAACGTCCAAGGCAACAGCCGTGTGCGTGTGGCTATGCGTGACGTCACCGACGGTACGAGCAATACCGCGATGATCGGTGAACGTGCCTGGATGTTGATGGGTACGGAACTAGGGGCTGGCGTCATCTACGGTCACAACGGTAACGCCGACGTCGAAAACAACCACGACTTCAATAACGGCTTCATCACCGTTGTCGGTGGTGGAAAGCCTCACATCAACGAAACCGCCACCTGCGGCAGCGGGTGTAACGACAACGATGGTCGCCAAGGTTTCTCCAGCAATCACCCAGGTGGTGCTGAATTCGTCTTTGCGGACGGTTCGGTTCACTTCCTGAGCGAAAACATCAACGACAACATCGGCGGTGCTACCGATAGCACCTACGAAATGCTGTTGAATCGCTTCGACGGCCGAGTGGTTGGCGAATACTAA